The following proteins come from a genomic window of Dysgonomonadaceae bacterium PH5-43:
- a CDS encoding cytidine deaminase (product_source=KO:K01489; cath_funfam=3.40.140.10; cog=COG0295; ko=KO:K01489; pfam=PF00383; superfamily=53927; tigrfam=TIGR01354) has protein sequence MKEINISTKIRVCSYEELNSDEKILIDVAKKAALKSYSPYSKFKVGAAVRLSGGTIVDGNNQENIAYPSGLCAERVVLFYANSQYPNEEVDAIAIAAYSFNKFTEKAITPCGACRQVILETQNRFKHNIKLYLYGEKEVFVINSINDLLPLAFEG, from the coding sequence ATGAAAGAAATCAATATCAGCACAAAGATAAGAGTTTGTTCTTACGAAGAGCTAAATTCTGATGAAAAAATATTGATTGATGTTGCAAAAAAGGCAGCATTAAAATCTTACTCGCCTTATTCTAAGTTCAAAGTCGGAGCAGCAGTGCGTTTATCTGGCGGCACAATAGTAGATGGCAACAATCAAGAAAACATAGCTTACCCTTCTGGATTATGTGCTGAACGTGTGGTTTTATTCTATGCCAATTCGCAATATCCCAACGAAGAAGTTGATGCAATTGCAATAGCAGCGTATTCTTTTAATAAGTTCACCGAAAAGGCTATAACTCCTTGTGGAGCGTGCCGACAGGTAATTCTGGAAACTCAAAACAGATTTAAGCATAACATAAAACTTTACTTATACGGAGAAAAGGAAGTCTTCGTTATTAACTCGATAAATGATTTGTTGCCTTTGGCTTTCGAGGGGTAG
- a CDS encoding tRNA dimethylallyltransferase (product_source=KO:K00791; cath_funfam=1.10.287.890,3.40.50.300; cog=COG0324; ko=KO:K00791; pfam=PF01715; superfamily=52540; tigrfam=TIGR00174): MFDLITILGPTASGKTPFAAALANRLDAEIISADSRQVYRGMTIGTGKDIKDYTVGDKQIPYHLIDICEPGEKYNVFRFQHDFHQCFKEITEKGKKPILCGGTGLYIESVLRGYKLLDVPENIELRQKLKDKTLEELEAILKTYKQLHNKTDVDSAQRAIRAIEIEEYYTTQAPEQRDYPPVNSLVIGIDINRELRRSKITKRLKSRLDEGMIDEVKTLLDNGLSPDDLIYYGLEYKYLTLYVTKQISYKEMYEKLEIAIHQFAKRQMTWFRGMETRGTKINWINAELSLEEKLNQVDLLF, translated from the coding sequence ATGTTCGACTTGATAACAATACTTGGGCCTACAGCCTCGGGCAAAACTCCTTTCGCGGCAGCTTTAGCTAATAGGCTTGATGCGGAAATAATAAGTGCCGACTCAAGGCAGGTTTATAGAGGTATGACTATAGGGACTGGAAAAGACATAAAAGACTATACAGTCGGAGATAAACAAATTCCCTACCACCTAATAGATATATGTGAGCCTGGGGAGAAATATAATGTTTTTAGATTCCAACACGATTTTCATCAATGTTTTAAAGAGATAACCGAGAAAGGGAAAAAGCCAATACTGTGTGGAGGTACAGGTTTGTATATTGAATCGGTGCTTAGAGGCTATAAGTTATTAGATGTTCCTGAAAATATTGAGTTAAGACAAAAACTTAAAGACAAAACTCTCGAAGAGCTCGAAGCTATTCTTAAAACGTACAAACAACTTCATAATAAAACAGATGTAGATTCGGCACAAAGGGCTATTCGTGCAATAGAAATAGAGGAATATTATACTACCCAGGCTCCCGAACAACGAGATTATCCTCCTGTAAACAGTTTAGTTATAGGTATAGATATAAATAGAGAATTGAGAAGGTCTAAAATAACTAAACGATTAAAAAGTCGCTTAGACGAAGGTATGATAGATGAGGTAAAAACACTGCTTGACAATGGTCTTTCGCCCGACGATTTGATTTACTATGGATTAGAATATAAGTATCTTACATTATACGTTACGAAACAGATCTCATATAAAGAAATGTATGAGAAATTAGAGATAGCAATACATCAATTTGCTAAAAGACAGATGACTTGGTTCAGAGGAATGGAAACAAGAGGGACAAAAATAAATTGGATAAATGCCGAACTTTCGTTAGAGGAGAAGCTTAACCAAGTCGACTTACTTTTCTAA
- a CDS encoding CRP-like cAMP-binding protein (product_source=COG0664; cath_funfam=1.10.10.10,2.60.120.10; cog=COG0664; ko=KO:K21556; pfam=PF00027,PF13545; smart=SM00100,SM00419; superfamily=46785,51206): MSIKEDEIIDFSTSLSDVWRLLNEQERELLRENATILHYKRNQQIYAEGEQPTHLMCLLKGKVKIYKEGVCGRNQIIRMIRPIQYFAYRAYFAGENYLTDAAAFELSTVCLIPMTVLTDIMKNNYAICMYFIRRLSADLGIADERTVNLTQKHIRGRLAEALVFLIDSYGLEDDKTINVYLAREDIASLSNMTVSNAIRTLGNFVDEKIIVLDGKKIKVIDEERLRKVSRLG; encoded by the coding sequence ATGAGCATTAAAGAAGACGAAATAATAGATTTTTCAACCAGTTTAAGCGACGTGTGGCGACTGTTGAATGAGCAGGAAAGGGAGTTACTCAGAGAAAATGCAACGATTCTTCATTACAAAAGGAATCAGCAAATATATGCAGAGGGAGAACAACCAACTCATTTAATGTGTCTTTTGAAAGGTAAAGTAAAAATATACAAAGAGGGGGTTTGTGGCAGAAATCAGATTATCAGAATGATACGCCCTATTCAATATTTTGCTTATAGAGCTTACTTTGCTGGAGAAAATTATTTAACAGATGCTGCCGCCTTTGAGCTTTCTACCGTATGTCTTATACCTATGACAGTGCTTACCGACATTATGAAGAATAACTATGCAATCTGTATGTATTTCATCAGACGTTTATCTGCAGATTTGGGTATAGCTGACGAGCGCACTGTTAATCTAACACAAAAACATATTAGAGGTAGATTAGCCGAAGCTCTTGTATTTCTCATAGATAGTTATGGATTAGAAGACGACAAAACAATTAATGTTTATTTAGCTCGCGAAGATATTGCAAGTTTATCAAATATGACGGTTTCTAATGCTATCCGCACTTTAGGCAATTTCGTAGACGAAAAGATTATTGTACTTGACGGAAAAAAGATTAAGGTTATTGATGAAGAACGCCTTAGAAAAGTAAGTCGACTTGGTTAA
- a CDS encoding hypothetical protein (product_source=Hypo-rule applied; cath_funfam=3.10.350.10; cleavage_site_network=SignalP-noTM; pfam=PF01476,PF01832; smart=SM00047,SM00257; superfamily=54106) has product MKAKAIILFIFSLLIASTANVEAQRLAKANLDYIDKYSDLAIKHMDKYKIPASITLAQGILESGAGRSAFVKETNNHFGIKCHTDWKGNRVYKADDGPNDCFRSYKKAEDSFDDHSKFIAERARYSELFKLKISDYKGWARGLQKCGYATDKAYANKLIKLIEDYELYKYDKKGKKDNDKKDVTAYPLKRQPYTDHGLLYVIGEENDSYERIAKEMNFKVKDLIKFNEVPNGFPVSKGDIIYLQKKNKQAQKPYYEHIVQVGESMYSISQRYGVQVERLYKMNKKDGEYIPVEGDVLKLR; this is encoded by the coding sequence ATGAAAGCGAAGGCCATTATTCTTTTTATTTTTTCTTTATTAATAGCTTCTACTGCTAATGTTGAAGCTCAAAGATTAGCTAAAGCTAATCTTGATTACATAGATAAATATAGCGATTTAGCTATCAAGCACATGGATAAATATAAAATTCCGGCAAGCATTACTTTGGCGCAAGGAATTTTAGAGTCGGGAGCGGGTAGGAGTGCCTTTGTAAAAGAGACAAACAATCACTTTGGTATAAAATGCCATACCGACTGGAAAGGCAATCGTGTCTATAAAGCAGATGATGGTCCGAACGATTGTTTTAGAAGCTACAAAAAAGCAGAAGATTCTTTCGATGACCATTCTAAATTTATTGCTGAACGTGCTCGCTATTCCGAACTTTTTAAACTAAAAATAAGTGACTATAAAGGCTGGGCTCGTGGTTTGCAAAAATGTGGATATGCTACAGATAAAGCTTATGCAAATAAACTTATTAAACTAATAGAAGATTACGAACTATATAAATACGATAAAAAGGGGAAAAAGGATAATGACAAAAAAGACGTTACTGCTTATCCTTTGAAACGCCAACCATATACCGACCACGGATTACTGTATGTGATTGGAGAAGAAAACGATAGTTATGAACGCATAGCTAAAGAAATGAATTTTAAGGTTAAAGATCTAATAAAGTTCAACGAAGTTCCCAATGGTTTCCCTGTTAGCAAGGGAGATATTATATACTTGCAAAAGAAAAATAAACAAGCTCAGAAGCCTTACTATGAACATATTGTGCAAGTAGGAGAATCTATGTATAGTATCTCTCAAAGATATGGAGTTCAGGTAGAGCGTCTTTATAAAATGAACAAGAAAGATGGAGAATATATTCCTGTCGAAGGTGATGTGTTAAAGTTAAGATAA
- a CDS encoding hypothetical protein (product_source=Hypo-rule applied; cath_funfam=2.170.130.10,2.60.40.10; cleavage_site_network=SignalP-noTM; pfam=PF13715,PF14905; smart=SM00869; superfamily=49464,56935), with protein sequence MKIFGNILLILLLCSFSVVAQKNISLSGTLFDKDEKEPLIGVGVGLLNPKDSTVITGATTDQNGVYSIKNLASGNYLLKFSYLGYKTTLQKVTLSNEQPNKNLGTQYLEIDAIRLREAVIVAETPEMIVKNDTIEFNAESFKVTENAVVEDLLKRLPGVEVDKDGKITANGKSIPKILVDGKEFFSDDAQVASKNLPAEMVEKVQVIDRKSETARLTGFDDGEEETIINLTTKPGMKRGTVGNAYAGAGADLANENDFRYRMAGFLNKMQDFDRYTVIVGKNNNNNMGAQDLGAQRSSGMRTRRGSGGITTTTNIMANMNKEFSTALSVNGDVRYTGIDRLSKNKSESATLSETISQLDRSSSLNKYISDAVAANFRLEWKPDTMNTLIFRPNFSFNKDKSYQEESLERSDYDTSDMILTEEENSKVKGDGYNLGANLDYSHKFNSKRGRTFTISLNGSYNDNFSYENTFNQTYRYTIQHDSIQNRRDESDNTSKSFRANLSFVEPIGKNNFLQFFYRISYNDSENVNSTYDLYENLYGHDPLLLISMIETDSIASLVLDQSRSTLRNSTTQRIGLSFKAIREKFNYTIGFNVDPSNSLTETYQPSSSSDPLRYSYYNRLPNMIGDSVISSIKQNVINFSPTVNFNYLFSQRTNLRIDYSGQTNQPSASQLRDYTDTSRPNSWVTGNPNLKPGYRNSLNARFQKYVIDTQLNYNLSLNGGFSINDIVSIQTLRSDGIRETTYDNINGNWNMGFRGGINSPLRNKKFSLGSNVSVNYSDQKSYVSNYVAGNTNTVKNTKGDFSTQISANGSFRSDLFDLGLRANFNYNHITYTVRPENNRDTYNYGLNAYTTWYLPFNITIESDITYTARKGYTEGYDIPETIWNASITKRLFSKGFNSGSIKIDIYDILQDRNSISASYTNNGYRISESNSLPSYFMASVIYKFANFENNSAKRSRGGEEGGPNPESMRRRMEMGGGNRGGGGPPAF encoded by the coding sequence ATGAAAATTTTCGGGAATATATTATTGATTCTCCTTCTTTGTTCTTTTTCTGTAGTTGCACAGAAAAACATTTCGTTATCGGGCACATTATTTGACAAAGATGAGAAAGAACCTTTGATAGGTGTTGGGGTTGGATTATTAAATCCAAAAGATAGCACCGTAATTACAGGAGCAACAACAGATCAAAATGGAGTTTACTCTATCAAAAACTTAGCTTCGGGTAATTATCTTCTAAAGTTTTCATACTTGGGGTATAAAACTACATTACAGAAAGTAACACTATCAAACGAACAACCAAACAAAAACTTAGGCACTCAATATCTCGAAATAGATGCAATAAGACTTAGAGAAGCTGTTATTGTTGCCGAAACTCCCGAAATGATAGTGAAGAATGACACAATAGAGTTTAATGCCGAATCCTTCAAGGTAACTGAAAACGCTGTTGTCGAAGACTTGCTTAAAAGGCTTCCTGGCGTAGAAGTAGACAAAGACGGTAAAATAACTGCAAACGGGAAAAGCATTCCCAAGATACTTGTTGATGGTAAAGAATTTTTCTCTGACGACGCTCAAGTAGCTTCTAAAAATCTACCTGCCGAAATGGTTGAAAAGGTACAAGTAATTGATAGAAAATCCGAAACAGCTCGCTTAACTGGATTTGATGACGGTGAGGAAGAAACAATAATTAATCTTACGACTAAGCCTGGTATGAAAAGAGGCACTGTGGGTAATGCTTATGCTGGTGCAGGTGCCGACCTTGCAAACGAAAATGATTTCAGATACAGAATGGCTGGCTTCTTGAATAAAATGCAAGATTTTGACAGATATACTGTTATTGTGGGCAAAAACAACAATAACAATATGGGGGCTCAAGATTTAGGCGCTCAAAGGTCGAGCGGAATGCGAACTCGCAGAGGTAGCGGAGGAATTACAACCACTACTAATATCATGGCAAATATGAATAAAGAGTTCTCAACAGCATTATCTGTAAACGGAGATGTAAGATATACTGGTATAGATCGTCTTTCTAAAAACAAATCAGAAAGCGCAACATTATCAGAAACCATATCTCAATTAGACAGAAGTTCATCTCTTAATAAATACATTTCAGATGCTGTTGCTGCAAACTTTAGATTAGAATGGAAACCCGACACTATGAATACTTTGATTTTCCGTCCTAACTTTTCGTTCAACAAAGACAAAAGTTATCAAGAAGAATCTTTGGAACGTTCAGACTACGACACTTCTGATATGATTTTAACCGAAGAAGAAAACTCTAAAGTTAAAGGAGATGGTTATAACTTAGGTGCTAACTTAGATTATTCTCATAAGTTTAACAGCAAAAGAGGACGTACTTTTACTATAAGCTTAAACGGAAGTTATAACGATAATTTCTCTTACGAAAACACTTTCAATCAAACATATAGATACACAATACAACACGACTCTATACAAAACAGACGAGACGAAAGCGATAATACAAGTAAAAGTTTTAGAGCTAATCTCTCTTTCGTAGAGCCTATAGGCAAAAATAACTTCTTACAATTTTTCTATAGAATATCTTACAACGATTCGGAAAACGTAAACAGTACTTACGATTTATATGAAAACCTATATGGGCACGATCCTTTGTTATTGATTTCTATGATAGAAACCGACTCTATTGCATCTCTCGTATTAGACCAAAGTAGAAGTACTTTACGTAACTCAACAACTCAACGCATTGGCTTAAGTTTCAAAGCAATTAGAGAGAAGTTTAATTATACTATCGGATTCAATGTCGATCCATCAAACTCACTCACAGAAACATATCAACCGTCTTCGAGTTCAGATCCACTAAGGTATTCTTATTATAATAGATTACCAAATATGATAGGTGACTCTGTTATTAGTTCTATTAAACAAAATGTAATTAACTTCTCGCCTACTGTTAACTTCAATTACCTATTTAGTCAGCGTACTAATTTAAGAATTGATTATTCAGGGCAAACAAACCAACCTTCCGCAAGTCAACTTAGAGATTACACCGACACTTCTCGACCTAACAGTTGGGTTACAGGTAATCCTAATCTTAAACCCGGATACAGAAACTCTCTTAATGCTCGTTTTCAAAAATACGTAATAGACACACAGCTTAATTACAATCTTAGTCTTAATGGAGGTTTTTCTATAAACGACATCGTATCTATACAAACATTAAGATCTGACGGTATTAGAGAAACAACATACGACAATATAAATGGCAACTGGAATATGGGATTTAGGGGAGGTATAAATTCTCCTTTAAGAAATAAGAAGTTTTCTTTAGGCTCTAATGTTTCCGTTAACTACAGCGATCAAAAATCTTATGTATCTAATTATGTTGCTGGAAACACAAATACTGTAAAGAATACAAAAGGCGATTTCTCTACTCAAATAAGTGCCAATGGTAGTTTTCGTTCCGATTTATTTGACTTAGGATTAAGAGCTAATTTTAATTATAATCATATAACATATACTGTACGCCCCGAGAATAATCGCGACACTTACAACTACGGACTAAACGCATACACCACTTGGTATTTACCTTTTAATATAACCATAGAGAGCGACATAACTTACACTGCCCGTAAAGGATATACCGAAGGTTATGATATTCCCGAAACAATATGGAATGCTTCTATCACAAAACGATTATTCAGCAAAGGCTTTAATTCTGGCTCTATAAAAATAGACATTTACGATATTTTACAAGAT
- a CDS encoding subfamily B ATP-binding cassette protein MsbA (product_source=KO:K11085; cath_funfam=1.20.1560.10,3.40.50.300; cog=COG1132; ko=KO:K11085; pfam=PF00005,PF00664; smart=SM00382; superfamily=52540,90123; transmembrane_helix_parts=Inside_1_20,TMhelix_21_43,Outside_44_57,TMhelix_58_80,Inside_81_92,TMhelix_93_115,Outside_116_182,TMhelix_183_205,Inside_206_282,TMhelix_283_305,Outside_306_309,TMhelix_310_327,Inside_328_611), whose translation MKDFIKVLRRYIPPYKKYLIASVIMSILSAVFFLSSFYLIIPILNLLFEIDSDVVYEYAPLTLDNITNIVSVLKNNFYWAMSQLMETYGGTKTLYILGAFLVGMTIIRTGTLYFSSYFMIPIRTGVVRDIRNQINDKIVSLPLAFFSEERKGDILARISGDVNEVESSVMSSLDLLFKNPVLIFIYFVCMLFVSWQLTLFVLLVLPIAGYIMGQIGKNLKKKSLLGQEQWGGLMAQIEETLSGLRIIKAFNAENKINKRFRESNNTYRNTTKRIFRKQQLAHPVSELLGTFTIAIVLCYGGYLILNNGSSMEGATFIYYLTIFYMIINPAKDLSKAAYSIQKGLASMDRIDKILNAETTITDPNNPVEVSLNDNISYNNIWFKYREEWVIKDVSLKIPKGKTVALVGQSGSGKSTMVDLLPRFYDVQKGSISIDGVNIRDAKVKDLRNLMGIVNQEAILFNDTFFNNIAFGIKDAKMEDVVEAAKVANAYEFIIASENGFDTNIGDRGCKLSGGQRQRISIARAVLKNPPILILDEATSALDTESERLVQDALEKLTTNRTTIMVAHRLSTIKNADLICVMHEGRIVESGTHNELISKNGYYTKLCEMQSF comes from the coding sequence ATGAAAGATTTTATTAAAGTTTTAAGAAGGTATATTCCTCCGTATAAAAAATATTTGATAGCAAGTGTAATAATGAGCATACTATCAGCGGTGTTTTTTCTATCATCGTTTTATTTAATCATTCCAATTCTAAATTTATTATTTGAAATAGACAGTGATGTTGTATATGAATATGCTCCATTAACATTAGACAATATAACAAATATAGTGTCGGTGTTGAAAAATAATTTTTATTGGGCTATGTCTCAGCTTATGGAGACGTATGGGGGGACTAAAACCTTGTATATATTGGGGGCATTCCTCGTGGGAATGACGATAATTAGAACAGGAACTCTTTATTTTTCGTCGTATTTTATGATTCCTATTCGAACAGGGGTAGTGCGTGATATAAGAAATCAAATAAATGATAAAATAGTGTCGTTGCCACTTGCTTTCTTTTCGGAAGAGAGAAAAGGAGATATACTTGCTCGTATATCTGGCGATGTAAATGAAGTGGAGAGCTCTGTTATGAGTTCTTTGGATCTGTTGTTTAAGAATCCTGTTCTAATCTTTATTTATTTCGTATGTATGCTTTTTGTTAGTTGGCAGTTAACATTGTTTGTGCTCTTAGTATTGCCTATTGCTGGTTATATTATGGGGCAAATAGGGAAAAATCTTAAAAAGAAATCATTGTTAGGACAAGAGCAATGGGGAGGGCTTATGGCTCAGATAGAAGAAACCTTAAGTGGTTTGCGTATTATTAAAGCTTTTAACGCCGAAAATAAGATAAATAAACGATTTAGAGAGAGCAATAATACTTATAGAAATACAACAAAACGTATCTTTCGTAAACAGCAATTAGCACACCCTGTTAGCGAATTGTTAGGAACTTTTACTATCGCTATTGTTTTATGTTATGGCGGGTACTTGATTTTGAATAACGGCAGCTCTATGGAAGGAGCCACCTTTATTTATTACCTTACAATCTTCTATATGATAATAAATCCAGCTAAAGATTTGTCAAAGGCGGCTTATTCGATACAAAAAGGCTTGGCTTCTATGGATAGAATAGATAAAATACTTAATGCGGAAACAACGATAACAGACCCCAATAACCCTGTTGAAGTTTCTCTTAACGACAATATTTCGTACAATAATATATGGTTTAAGTATAGAGAAGAATGGGTTATAAAAGATGTATCTCTTAAAATTCCTAAGGGTAAAACTGTAGCGTTGGTTGGGCAGTCTGGTTCGGGTAAATCAACAATGGTAGATTTGCTTCCTCGCTTTTACGATGTGCAAAAAGGAAGTATAAGTATTGATGGTGTAAATATAAGAGATGCTAAAGTTAAAGATTTAAGAAACTTAATGGGTATAGTAAATCAAGAAGCCATACTGTTTAACGATACATTCTTCAATAATATTGCTTTTGGAATAAAAGATGCAAAGATGGAAGATGTAGTAGAGGCAGCAAAAGTAGCCAATGCTTACGAATTTATTATAGCAAGTGAAAATGGATTCGATACGAATATAGGAGATAGAGGCTGTAAACTTTCTGGCGGACAAAGACAACGTATAAGTATAGCTCGTGCTGTGTTGAAAAATCCTCCAATATTAATATTAGATGAAGCAACATCGGCCTTAGATACCGAATCGGAACGCTTAGTGCAAGATGCTTTAGAAAAACTTACAACTAATAGAACAACCATAATGGTGGCTCACCGCTTATCTACAATAAAAAATGCAGACCTTATATGTGTTATGCACGAAGGTAGAATTGTAGAATCAGGCACTCATAATGAGTTGATTTCTAAGAATGGATATTATACTAAACTTTGCGAAATGCAATCTTTTTGA
- a CDS encoding adenine-specific DNA methylase (product_source=COG3392; cog=COG3392), producing MSEYEIKSIMSKYGKYDLKSINYQRFKADKEKNRNHKANSTTEYLHILEKW from the coding sequence ATGAGTGAATACGAGATAAAATCAATCATGTCAAAATATGGAAAATACGACTTAAAATCCATAAACTATCAACGTTTCAAAGCAGATAAAGAAAAAAATCGGAATCACAAAGCCAATTCAACAACTGAATACTTACACATTTTGGAAAAATGGTAA
- a CDS encoding hypothetical protein (product_source=Hypo-rule applied; cath_funfam=2.60.200.30,2.60.40.10; smart=SM00409,SM00635; superfamily=48726,49373; transmembrane_helix_parts=Inside_1_6,TMhelix_7_29,Outside_30_696), translating to MKKIITIIIFFVFININTFAQFTSLSGAVNIGTHQGMQLYSAPQGSKITYNGRFQSLEVNSKYLYNKGKKGAYASKKEIVVNDNNNFQKAGTYNTIRTGANIGYSSFKSNTICVFVSSPLFMTQCANKSNEIHIGAKDPIKWERSLDGGLSWSDIQCNARSFVEENPRPGTYLYRVLNSDGTYSEICKVIYTNAVPETINTLPTVNTKMVDESVVFTLGLTDDHYTYQWYKDNTAIEGATANTYSIDLIKTIHEGSYYCAVGNGYNSVNSKPSSLVVNKCPQIITIDEIPVKDYGQGDFYLPKTTNKGLIITYQSTNTNVAEIEDNKVRIKNPGSTTIIASQVGNDEYLLASTVERKLTVNKQNQVIIFGGIPTKTYGDANIILPATSDKGLAISYQSTNMQVATVDGNVLTIVGAGETNIVATQSGDDCCYAATPVIQTLTVNKSMQNITFPNFEAKTYGDADIVLNQYSDAGLEIIYASNDNNIAQIEGNAVKLKNAGAVQITAQQVGDKNYLGATSITRTLIIQKANQSIALDKIEPKTYGDADFYLNAIANNGLPIEYVSANENVVKVIGNKVQITGAGNTTITAQQIGNSNYNPTQAVSLPITISKAIQTISFNQLEEKTYGDVDFTLQATNSSGLPIIYTSSNPEVAEVTNNVVTIKKAGSTTITASALGNDNYYKAEPQGRLLKINKAK from the coding sequence ATGAAAAAAATTATAACTATAATTATTTTCTTTGTATTTATAAATATAAATACTTTTGCTCAATTTACTTCTCTATCAGGAGCTGTAAATATAGGAACACATCAAGGAATGCAATTGTATTCAGCTCCGCAGGGGTCTAAGATTACTTATAATGGACGCTTCCAAAGTTTAGAAGTGAATTCTAAGTATTTATACAATAAAGGAAAGAAAGGAGCGTATGCAAGTAAAAAAGAAATTGTTGTAAATGATAACAACAATTTTCAAAAAGCAGGAACATATAATACAATTCGCACTGGAGCTAACATAGGCTATTCGTCATTCAAGAGTAATACTATCTGTGTTTTTGTATCATCGCCTTTATTTATGACTCAGTGCGCTAACAAAAGTAATGAAATACATATAGGTGCAAAAGACCCAATCAAATGGGAGCGTAGTTTGGACGGGGGATTGTCTTGGAGCGATATTCAATGTAATGCTCGAAGTTTTGTTGAGGAAAATCCACGACCAGGAACATATCTATACCGAGTGTTAAATAGTGACGGTACATATTCAGAGATATGTAAAGTTATCTACACAAATGCTGTGCCTGAAACAATAAATACATTACCTACAGTAAATACAAAAATGGTTGATGAAAGTGTTGTCTTTACGTTAGGATTGACGGACGATCATTACACTTATCAATGGTATAAAGATAATACAGCAATTGAAGGAGCTACTGCGAACACATATTCTATTGACTTAATTAAAACTATTCACGAAGGTTCTTATTATTGTGCGGTTGGGAATGGTTATAATTCTGTTAATTCAAAACCATCTTCACTTGTAGTGAACAAATGTCCTCAAATAATTACTATTGATGAAATTCCTGTAAAAGATTATGGTCAGGGGGACTTTTATTTGCCAAAAACAACAAATAAGGGTCTAATAATCACTTATCAAAGTACTAACACGAATGTAGCAGAGATAGAAGATAACAAAGTGCGAATTAAAAATCCAGGTTCAACTACTATTATTGCATCTCAGGTTGGTAATGATGAATATTTATTAGCTTCAACGGTTGAGAGAAAACTAACTGTTAATAAACAAAATCAGGTTATTATATTCGGAGGAATTCCAACTAAAACATACGGAGATGCTAATATTATTTTGCCAGCAACATCAGATAAAGGATTGGCTATTTCATATCAAAGTACCAATATGCAGGTTGCAACGGTTGATGGTAATGTGTTAACTATTGTCGGAGCAGGAGAAACTAATATTGTTGCTACTCAGTCGGGCGATGATTGTTGCTATGCAGCAACTCCTGTTATTCAAACATTGACAGTAAACAAATCAATGCAAAATATAACTTTCCCTAATTTTGAAGCTAAAACTTATGGCGATGCTGATATAGTATTAAATCAATACAGTGACGCAGGATTAGAAATTATTTATGCAAGTAATGATAATAATATAGCTCAAATAGAAGGTAATGCTGTTAAATTGAAAAATGCAGGAGCGGTGCAGATAACCGCACAGCAAGTAGGGGATAAAAACTATTTAGGAGCAACGTCAATAACAAGAACTTTGATTATACAAAAAGCAAATCAATCTATTGCCTTGGATAAAATAGAGCCAAAAACATACGGCGATGCTGATTTTTATCTTAATGCAATAGCAAATAACGGACTCCCAATTGAATATGTTTCTGCGAATGAAAATGTAGTTAAGGTAATAGGTAATAAGGTTCAAATAACAGGAGCTGGCAATACTACTATTACAGCGCAACAAATAGGCAATAGTAATTATAATCCAACGCAAGCTGTATCATTGCCAATTACCATATCTAAAGCTATACAAACAATTAGTTTTAATCAATTGGAAGAAAAAACTTATGGCGATGTGGATTTTACATTGCAGGCTACCAATAGTTCGGGTTTGCCAATAATATATACAAGTTCTAATCCAGAGGTTGCTGAAGTTACAAATAATGTAGTTACTATTAAAAAAGCAGGTAGCACTACAATTACTGCATCTGCATTAGGGAATGATAATTATTATAAAGCTGAGCCTCAAGGACGATTATTGAAAATAAATAAAGCAAAATGA